A single genomic interval of Acidobacteriota bacterium harbors:
- the dnaJ gene encoding molecular chaperone DnaJ, whose amino-acid sequence MSNQRDYYEVLGVAREADGATIKSAYRKLAVKYHPDKNPGDAEAEAKFKEASEAYAVLSDADKRARYDRFGHQGVSGGAAGFDPSVFADFSDILGDLFGFGGGFGGRRGGRGGASRGADLRYDLQLSFEDAAFGTDTQLRIPRLESCSSCSGSGAAPGSNPVPCSTCGGHGQVRFSQGFFTVARTCPQCQGEGRIIQDKCKTCHGEGRVEEQRRLSVKIPAGVDTGARLRLAGEGEHGRKGGPPGDLYVVVRVKPHEIFQREDSNVLGPLKLSYPQAVLGATVEIPTLHGTEEVDVPPGTPHGKIFRLKNKGIPRLGGHGKGDHVAEAIIEVPDPKSLEEEQVELLRKMAELEGRAVREGFFDKVKKKVKKSVG is encoded by the coding sequence ATGAGCAATCAAAGGGATTATTACGAAGTTCTGGGCGTCGCCCGGGAAGCCGACGGTGCCACCATCAAGTCTGCGTACCGCAAGCTGGCGGTCAAATACCATCCGGACAAGAATCCCGGAGACGCCGAGGCGGAGGCCAAATTCAAAGAGGCGTCGGAGGCCTATGCAGTGCTTTCCGACGCCGACAAGCGGGCGCGCTACGACCGCTTCGGGCACCAGGGCGTGTCCGGCGGGGCCGCCGGCTTCGATCCGTCGGTCTTTGCCGACTTCTCGGACATTCTGGGAGATCTCTTCGGTTTCGGCGGCGGCTTCGGTGGTCGCCGCGGCGGCCGTGGCGGCGCCAGCCGGGGGGCCGACCTGCGCTATGACCTGCAGCTGAGCTTCGAGGACGCTGCCTTCGGCACCGACACCCAGCTGCGGATCCCGCGGCTGGAGTCCTGCTCGTCGTGCTCCGGTTCCGGTGCCGCGCCGGGCTCCAATCCGGTGCCCTGCAGCACCTGTGGCGGTCACGGCCAGGTGCGCTTCTCGCAGGGCTTCTTCACCGTCGCCCGCACCTGTCCCCAGTGCCAGGGGGAGGGGCGCATCATCCAGGACAAGTGCAAGACCTGCCACGGCGAAGGCCGCGTGGAGGAGCAGCGCCGGCTGAGCGTCAAGATCCCCGCCGGCGTCGATACCGGGGCCCGGTTGCGCCTCGCCGGCGAGGGCGAGCACGGCCGCAAGGGAGGGCCGCCGGGAGACCTCTACGTGGTGGTGCGAGTCAAGCCCCATGAGATCTTCCAGCGCGAGGACTCCAACGTCCTGGGCCCCCTCAAGCTCTCGTACCCACAGGCGGTGCTCGGCGCCACGGTGGAGATTCCCACCCTCCACGGTACGGAGGAGGTAGACGTGCCGCCGGGGACTCCCCACGGCAAGATTTTCCGCCTCAAGAACAAGGGCATCCCGCGCCTCGGTGGTCATGGCAAGGGAGACCACGTGGCAGAGGCCATCATCGAGGTTCCCGATCCCAAGAGCCTGGAAGAAGAGCAGGTGGAGCTGCTGCGCAAGATGGCGGAGCTCGAGGGCCGGGCGGTGCGCGAA